A section of the Carassius carassius chromosome 17, fCarCar2.1, whole genome shotgun sequence genome encodes:
- the traf3ip2l gene encoding uncharacterized protein traf3ip2l, with translation MMPSSQCLQYRYIYPFGHYSLQSLNFPEENDETMEKIISEDSICGSNSTDSQLSHADCCMSGNESSLSTQADFKDICRDRKTNYRSTQASYSPYQPPIGLPSGYNPQTPFPSQTEVFPSTLGPHNRDLLHSSSIGSSSMEYPSGNHPSCLVSENYCSYPGDSSYSCSPDRHSLGEGSLEQPRSLRSIPTAFAPNNYCMPPHPCVSRGPPCCSQYPVDVYQMDQGSHYRAHYNMPCWPSRPENSRQSASEFTYSGHTSPHPRAKLTPSTAPLSLEQRKVFVTYEADSEKHVKEIINFVALLRHNGFYTHIDMFEQQFKSISKIDFMERYISEKDYLIIIVISPKYHEIVTNASFFMENDETLNTVYIHKQLQNEFIQNGARNYRFIPILFPGAKKCHVPSWLQSTQIFTWPRDRDDILRRLMRVEKYNPPPIGELPTIVSIPI, from the exons ATGATGCCTTCTTCGCAGTGCTTGCAATATAG GTATATTTATCCCTTTGGCCACTACAGTTTACAATCCCTCAACTTTCCAGAAGAGAACGACGAGACTATGGAGAAAATCATTTCTGAGGACTCCATCTGTGGCTCAAACTCCACCGATTCCCAGCTTTCGCACGCAGACTGTTGCATGTCTGGAAATGAGTCCTCTTTGAGCACACAGGCTGATTTCAAGGATATCTGCAGAGACAGAAAGACCAACTACAGATCCACACAGGCCAGTTACAGCCCTTACCAGCCCCCGATAGGTCTACCTTCTGGCTACAATCCCCAGACACCCTTTCCCAGTCAGACAGAAGTATTTCCGAGCACCCTTGGGCCACACAACAGGGACCTACTCCACTCGAGTTCCATAGGCAGCAGTTCGATGGAATATCCCAGTGGCAACCACCCCTCTTGCTTAGTATCTGAAAATTACTGCAGTTATCCTGGGGATTCCAGCTACTCTTGCTCTCCAGACAGGCACAGCttgggagagggaagtctggaaCAGCCGCGTTCACTGCGCTCTATCCCAACTGCGTTTGCGCCTAACAACTACTGCATGCCTCCGCACCCATGCGTGTCCCGTGGGCCCCCCTGCTGTAGTCAATACCCTGTGGATGTGTATCAAATGGATCAGGGCTCTCATTATAGGGCACATTACAACATGCCCTGTTGGCCTTCAC GCCCTGAAAACAGCAGACAATCAGCCTCAGAGTTCACGTATAG TGGCCACACCTCCCCTCATCCGCGAGCTAAACTAACCCCAAGCACAGCCCCTCTATCCCTGGAGCAGA GGAAGGTCTTTGTTACATATGAAGCAGACAGTGAAAAACATGTCAAAGAGATCATCAACTTTGTCGCCCTACTGAGACACAATGGTTTCTACACTCAC ATTGACATGTTTGAACAACAATTCAAGAGCATAAGCAAGATTGACTTCATGGAAAGATACATCAGCGAA AAAGACTATCTGATCATCATAGTCATTAGTCCAAAGTACCACGAGATTGTGACCAATGCCTCGTTTTTCATGGAAAATGATGAAACACTCAACACTGTCTACATACACAAGCAG TTACAAAACGAGTTCATTCAGAACGGTGCCAGGAATTACAGATTCATCCCCATCTTGTTTCCCGGTGCCAAGAAG tgCCACGTACCTTCATGGCTTCAAAGCACACAGATCTTCACCTGGCCCAGAGACCGGGATGACATTCTTCGTCGACTCATGCGTGTTGAGAAGTACAACCCTCCACCCATAGGAGAGCTGCCCACCATTGTCTCCATCCCAATTTAG
- the chd1l gene encoding chromodomain-helicase-DNA-binding protein 1-like yields the protein MSTFLRAVKNNIPEKEKSELSESELKKWGLEAIHLRFYQVDGVRWLSQCMKNQQGCILGDEMGLGKTCQTISLLVYARGCLKMNGPFLVLCPLSVLENWRQELERFCPSLSVICYTGDKERRAELQKELRNDQRFHVLLTTYEMCLKDARYLKSWNWKILVVDEAHRLKNQESLLHQTLKEFTVGFRVLLTGTPIQNNLQEVYSLLAFIQPSLFLPEAVEDFVSAYADVQTEPALADELHRVLQPFLLRRVKAEVAAELPKKTDLVVFHGLSALQKRYYKAILMRDLDAFRTDQNTKTRLLNILMQLRKCVDHPYLFDGVEPEPFEMGEHLVKASGKLSLLDTMLSYLQEGGHRVLLFSQMTRMLDILQDYLEYRGYSYERLDGSVRGEERNLAIKNFSSKDVFIFLLSTKAGGVGMNLTAADTVIFLDSDFNPQNDLQAAARAHRIGQTRPVKVIRLLGRDTVEEIIYSRAVSKLRLTDTVIEEGRFSLLDQAQSAASGLQLSEILKFGVDKLLSSEESSIQDVDLRLILGQSRDGRWLTDEEHAKLNESDEEEDEDLEGQHHMYYFEGKDYSKDPSADDEKTFELLLEKELADLEDAGKEGRALRNKAGVSLSGPLIDPERKKRPLTESELEQRRQKRQEAAAKRAKLQEERKKQQEELNYKKKMAWWESCGYKSLCLLQVDSEGEDIESDEDEDDVVSWSSTDSDHTAIRYMLGDVTHPQADQEDAIIVHCVDDSGHWGRGGLFTALERRSDEPKKQYELAGNMEDLELGNVLLFPIDDKQSRLSGRDYLALIVAQQRDKANNLSGIRLTALVEGLKKIYRDAKQKNASVHLPRIGHSTKGFNWYGTERLIRKHLATKGISTFIYYYKRAPSSSSIVSSTTCTSTPSTSHSASDPAASSPSGSSSALGNSEDLTKTPEPSTISHEGQGAPRLADFMRGVHVYFYNMAATEKKKLARYLITYPFTFHLHPHVQQSQQTSPLQHVYLNHIFKKFVDVGMS from the exons ATGTCAACATTTCTTCGAGCAGTCAAAAACAACAtaccagaaaaagaaaaatcgGAGTTATCCGAGAGCGAGCTGAAAAAATGGGGATTAGAAG CGATACATCTGAGGTTTTATCAGGTGGATGGAGTGAGGTGGCTGTCACAGTGTATGAAGAACCAGCAGGGCTGCATCCTTGGTGATGAGATGGGTCTGGGCAAGACCTGTCAG ACCATTTCTCTGCTGGTATATGCTCGGGGATGCCTTAAAATGAACGGACCGTTCCTTGTGCTTTGTCCCTTATCTGTTTTGGAGAACTGGAGACAGGAGTTAGAGCG cttcTGTCCCAGTTTGTCTGTGATCTGTTACACTGGGGATAAAGAAAGACGGGCAGAGCTCCAGAAAGAGCTCAGGAATGACCAACGCTTCCATGTTCTTCTCACCACCTATGAG aTGTGCCTCAAGGATGCCAGATACCTGAAAAG TTGGAATTGGAAGATTTTAGTTGTCGATGAGGCTCACCGGCTGAAGAACCAGGAATCATTGCTGCACCAAACCCTCAAAGAG TTTACCGTAGGTTTCCGAGTGCTGTTGACAGGCACCCCCATTCAGAATAACTTGCAAGAAGTCTATTCCCTCCTCGCCTTCATCCAACCCAGTCTGTTTCTGCCTGAAGCCGTTGAGGACTTTGTTAGTGCCTACGCAGATGTACAGACTGAACCTGCTCTTG CCGATGAGCTTCATCGAGTGCTCCAGCCCTTTTTGTTGCGCAGGGTTAAAGCAGAGGTGGCAGCCGAACTACCCAAGAAGACCGATCTTGTGGTTTTTCATGGGCTGTCTGCCCTTCAGAAGAGATACTATAAAGCCATTCTGATGAGAGACCTTG atgCCTTTAGGACTGATCAAAACACTAAGACCCGACTTCTGAACATTTTAATGCAGCTCAGGAAATGTGTGGACCATCCGTATTTGTTTGATG GTGTGGAACCAGAACCATTTGAGATGGGGGAGCATTTAGTGAAGGCCAGTGGAAAGCTCTCTCTTTTGGACACCATGCTGTCTTATCTTCAGGAGGG GGGCCATCGTGTTCTTCTGTTTTCTCAAATGACCAGAATGCTGGATATTCTGCAAGATTACTTGGAGTACAGAG GTTACAGTTATGAGCGTCTGGATGGTTCAGTCCGGGGAGAGGAACGCAACCTAGCTATTAAAAACTTCAGCTCCAAAGATGTTTTTATATTCCTCCTTAGCACCAAAGCTG gagGGGTGGGTATGAACCTAACAGCAGCAGATACGGTGATATTTTTGGACAGTGATTTCAACCCACAGAATGACCTGCAAGCAGCAGCCAGAGCCCACAGGATTGGCCAAACAAG GCCTGTTAAAGTGATCCGGCTTCTCGGTAGAGATACTGTAGAAGAGATCATCTATTCCCGTGCTGTGTCTAAACTACGTCTCACAGACACAGTGATTGAGGAGGGACGTTTTTCTCTGTTGGACCAGGCTCAATCTGCAGCTTCTGGCCTTCAG TTGAGTGAGATCCTGAAGTTTGGTGTGGATAAGCTGCTGTCGTCAGAGGAGAGCTCCATTCAAGACGTAGACCTCAGGCTGATCCTGGGTCAGTCTCGAGACGGCCGATGGCTAACAGATGAAGAGCATGCCAAGCTTAATGAGAGCgatgaagaggaagatgaggaCCTGGAGGGTCAAC ACCACATGTACTACTTCGAGGGTAAGGACTACTCTAAAGACCCCAGTGCTGATGATGAGAAGACCTTTGAACTGTTACTTGAGAAGGAGTTAGCTGATCTAGAGGATGCTGGGAAGGAAGGCCGTGCACTTCGTAATAAAGCTGGG GTGTCCCTGTCTGGGCCCTTGATCGacccagagagaaagaaaagaccTCTTACAGAATCCGAGTTAGAACAGAGACGTCAGAAGAGACAAGAAGCTGCTGCAAAGAGGGCGAAGCTGCAGGAGGAAAGGAAAAAGCAACAAGAAGAACTAAATTACAAGAAGAA GATGGCGTGGTGGGAATCATGTGGCTACAAATCGCTGTGCTTGCTGCAAGTTGACAGTGAGGGTGAGGATATTGAGTctgatgaagatgaggatgatgTCGTCAGCTGGAGCTCCACTGATTCGGATCACACAGCCATTCGCTATATGCTGGGTGATGTAACTCACCCTCAGGCTGACCAAGAGGATGCCATTATTGTGCACTGTGTTG ATGACTCTGGACACTGGGGCCGAGGAGGATTGTTTACTGCACTGGAGCGCAGATCAGATGAGCCGAAGAAGCAGTATGAGTTGGCTGGGAACATGGAAG ACTTAGAACTGGGGAATGTTCTCCTTTTTCCTATTGATGACAAACAGTCGAGGCTCAGTGGAAGAGACTAT CTGGCACTTATAGTTGCTCAGCAGAGGGATAAAGCCAACAATTTGTCAGGCATTCGGCTGACTGCCTTGGTTGAGGGCCTCAAGAAGATCTACAGAGATGCCAAACAAAAGAACG CAAGTGTCCATCTGCCTCGGATTGGTCACTCCACTAAAGGCTTCAACTGGTATGGAACAGAGAGACTCATTCGCAAGCACCTGGCCACCAAAGGCATTTCTACATTTAT CTACTATTACAAACGTGCTCCTTCAAGCTCATCTATAGTTTCTTCTACCACATGCACATCTACTCCATCAACCTCGCATTCGGCCTCAGACCCAGCAGCATCCTCACCATCTGGTTCCTCCAGTGCCCTTGGTAACAGTGAAGACCTTACAAAGACACCAGAACCCTCCACTATATCACATGAAGGTCAGGGGGCACCAAGGTTGGCTGATTTTATGAGAGGTGTTCATGTCTACTTCtacaacatggctgctacagagAAGAAGAAGCTCGCCCGCTACCTTATAACATATCCTTTCACGTTTCATCTTCACCCACACGTTCAACAAAGCCAACAAACCTCGCCGCTACAACATGTCTATCttaatcacatttttaaaaagtttgttgATGTTGGCATGAGCTAA
- the LOC132160517 gene encoding transmembrane protein 45B-like has protein sequence MGSFKGHALPGSFFLITGLWWASKQTFLYATRRNKSAGAGRLAPRATQRRIEIIEGAVILSFSIFGMLAEQLLAGGPKFQLYDSSTQHWEQLMNWQHTTMYLFFAIAGAISLTVHSTDIAPLALDRMLLGLAFFNEGFLFLYHLHGRDMLDVHVHTLLLYAIFGQAFICLLEVFHRGNILLELLRATLTILQGSWFWQIGFVLYPPSQVKWDQTDHDNSVFVTLCYCWHLAFALLIVAAVYWSVLCAVRSRIRRMPPMEMGLLKSREKEVESEDEFL, from the exons ATGGGAAGTTTTAAAGGCCATGCATTGCCTGGAAGTTTCTTCCTGATCACCGGCCTCTGGTGGGCCTCAAAGCAGACATTTTTGTATGCCACCCGCAGGAATAAAAGTGCTGGTGCGGGCAGACTTGCACCTCGAGCTACACAACGGCGCATAGAAATCATAGAAGGAGCTGTCATtttatcattttctatttttg GTATGTTAGCAGAGCAACTTTTAGCAGGTGGGCCCAAGTTTCAGCTGTATGATTCTTCCACTCAGCACTGGGAGCAGCTGATGAACTGGCAGCACACCACCATGTACCTGTTCTTTGCCATCGCAGGGGCCATATCTCTCACTGTCCACAGCACAGACATCGCCCCGCTGGCCTTAGACCGGATGCTTCTGGGTCTTGCTTTCTTTAATGAGG GATTTCTGTTTCTTTACCATCTCCATGGTAGAGATATGCTTGATGTCCATGTGCACACCCTTCTCCTCTATGCAATCTTTGGACAAGCTTTCATCTGCCTTCTGGAGGTTTTCCACAGAGGGAATATTCTACTCGAACTGCTCCGAGCCACTCTCACCATACTACAGGGCAGCTGGTTCTggcag ATTGGCTTTGTGCTGTACCCACCCAGTCAAGTGAAATGGGATCAGACAGACCATGACAACTCGGTCTTTGTCACATTATGCTACTGCTGGCACCTAGCGTTTGCATTGCTCATTGTAGCTGCAGTTTACTGGTCTGTTCTCTG TGCTGTGCGTTCCAGAATAAGGAGGATGCCACCCATGGAAATGGGGCTTTTGAAATCAAGGGAGAAAGAAGTAGAGTCTGAAGATGAGTTTTTATGA